A stretch of DNA from Candidatus Bathyarchaeia archaeon:
AAGTTTTTATATTTTCCGATAGGAAATACTTTGGCTTTCTTTTTTATTTCCTCATCAACGGCTTTGACGGTGTCTATTATGGAGGCTTCATCTTTTAGGATAAGTTGAAAGGCTTGAGGGAAAAACTTGTTTATTTCTCGTTGACGGATAATTACTGCGACTTTCTTCATCAATGTCTCTATGTAATAGAAGTTGATAATTTAACTTAACCGTTTTGCGAGGGTTTTCTCATGCAGCTTTATAGCAGCAGATGCAAATGCTACTGTGAAAGCTATAATTGACAGAAAGTCTAGTGCCAGCGGATAAAAGCCCTTGCTCAGAAATAACTGCCTAACCATGTCTGTGAAGTATGTTAGCGGGGAGATGGAGGCTATGGTTGTTCCCCATGGTGGCAGCTGCTCTACTGGTATGAATACTCCGCTTATGAAGACTAGTGGAAACTTGACTAGGGATGATAGCATCATGGATGTGGCTGGTATGTCTGTGGGCGGGTAAGCTGAAAGCAAAACGCTTAGGGCTGCAAAGCACATGTTTGCAATGATTAAGCCAAAAAGCAGTATTATGAAGTTTAATGGCTCTATCGCCAGCGCTAGCGTCAACGCCAGCGGAATCACCGATATTACAAGCCCGAAAATGAAGGAGGAGAGCATATCGCCAACAATGATGGTCCACAAGGCGACTGGACAGCACAACAGCCTTTCAAGGGTTTTTGAGCGGGTTTCCCATGGCACTATGGAAGGCCCCACAGACGTAGCTGT
This window harbors:
- a CDS encoding ABC transporter permease, with protein sequence MSQFPEQFRRSFVIAKKNIKIYYSKGPVIIFGLVFPLFLALAYVIGRNIPLKEVLPGLIGMTTFFTATSVGPSIVPWETRSKTLERLLCCPVALWTIIVGDMLSSFIFGLVISVIPLALTLALAIEPLNFIILLFGLIIANMCFAALSVLLSAYPPTDIPATSMMLSSLVKFPLVFISGVFIPVEQLPPWGTTIASISPLTYFTDMVRQLFLSKGFYPLALDFLSIIAFTVAFASAAIKLHEKTLAKRLS